The Deltaproteobacteria bacterium genome contains the following window.
ACGGGTTTTAAGGATCCGGACGAACTGTTGCGGGTGGGAGGGCGGCCGGCCAATTCCGCCCTGGTAGATAAAATTTATGGGTTGTTGAAAGGGGCCGAGTCAGGGATCAAGAGGGATGTGGGCCCCCAATGCGGCTGAGGGGATGAAATGTCCTTCTGGGAGAAGGGCTACAAGGCCTTGTTCATCTCTTCTTTTTATAATAATCCCCACATGCACAGCTCCGGAGACACCCTGGATAAGATCAA
Protein-coding sequences here:
- a CDS encoding peptidase M28, producing the protein MSFWEKGYKALFISSFYNNPHMHSSGDTLDKI